The following proteins are co-located in the Stigmatella aurantiaca genome:
- a CDS encoding ankyrin repeat domain-containing protein, producing the protein MMRKMMMLLGAMALVMALGMALMTGYLFLWERPSPSRVLAMSDAERYLLAAARVGDSELVAGLVKAGTPVEVQDKRGFSPLILAAYHGHLDTVKVLLASGANACAGDSRGNTALMGAAFKGHADIVTLLLQQPCAVDQSNGLGQTALMFASLFGRKEVADALRQHGASGDRKDASGRSAQDWAATQTVEPPIPSAEPAAAAPGHQT; encoded by the coding sequence ATGATGCGCAAGATGATGATGCTCCTGGGCGCGATGGCGCTGGTGATGGCCCTGGGCATGGCGTTGATGACGGGCTACCTGTTTCTCTGGGAGCGTCCCTCGCCCAGCCGCGTCCTCGCCATGAGCGATGCGGAGCGCTACCTGCTCGCCGCTGCCCGGGTGGGCGACTCGGAGCTCGTGGCGGGGCTCGTGAAGGCCGGCACGCCGGTGGAGGTGCAGGACAAGCGGGGCTTCTCACCGCTCATCCTCGCGGCGTACCACGGCCACCTGGACACGGTGAAGGTGCTGCTGGCCTCGGGGGCGAACGCCTGCGCGGGGGACTCGCGCGGGAACACGGCGCTGATGGGCGCGGCCTTCAAGGGCCACGCGGACATCGTCACCCTGCTCCTCCAGCAGCCCTGCGCGGTGGACCAGTCCAACGGCCTGGGCCAGACGGCGCTGATGTTCGCCAGCCTCTTCGGCCGCAAGGAGGTGGCCGACGCGCTCCGCCAGCACGGCGCCTCGGGTGACCGGAAGGATGCCAGCGGGCGCTCCGCCCAGGACTGGGCGGCCACGCAGACGGTCGAGCCGCCCATCCCCTCGGCGGAGCCGGCGGCGGCGGCCCCCGGCCATCAGACGTAG
- a CDS encoding catalase produces MKSAFSFIPALLLGGAVLANPPPLTTDSGAPVGTNQSSKTAGPRGGILLEDFHLIEKLARFDRERIPERVVHARGVGAYGTFESAGDFSQLTRASLFSAKGKKTPMFVRFSTVIHPQGSPETLRDPRGFALKFYTDEGNWDLVGNNLPVFFIRDAIKFPDMVHSLKPSPITHRQEPSRFFDFFSHQPESTHMLTQVYSDLGIPANYRQMNGHSVHAFKFVNAKGEVRYVKFNWKSLQGVKSLTAEEAARTQAQDFQHATQDLYTSIGKGQHPSWELSAQVLDPKNIDAFPFDPLDATKVWPEDTMPSVVLGKFTLTRTPDNFFEETEQAAFSPGVMPPGIEPSEDRLLQGRLFSYADTQRYRVGANYQSLPVNKARAAVNSNSQAGSMNSGNTKSDVNYEPSITKETEDKPAYLFSQLPLSGTTQQAAITKTDNFSQAGAFYAKLSAAEKERLVKNLAGDLNQVSNPVVKARMVGFFFSANPEYGTRLAKAVGVPLDDAKATIAPLAAR; encoded by the coding sequence ATGAAGTCCGCATTCTCGTTCATCCCGGCGCTGCTTCTGGGCGGCGCGGTCCTGGCGAACCCGCCGCCGCTGACCACCGACTCGGGTGCGCCGGTGGGCACCAACCAGAGCTCGAAGACGGCGGGCCCCCGGGGCGGCATCCTCCTGGAGGACTTCCACCTCATCGAGAAGCTCGCGCGCTTTGACCGCGAGCGCATCCCCGAGCGCGTCGTGCATGCCCGCGGGGTGGGCGCCTACGGCACCTTCGAGAGCGCCGGGGACTTCTCGCAGCTCACGCGCGCCTCGCTCTTCTCCGCCAAGGGGAAGAAGACGCCCATGTTCGTGCGCTTCTCCACGGTCATCCACCCGCAGGGCTCGCCGGAGACGCTGAGAGACCCCCGCGGCTTCGCGCTCAAGTTCTACACGGACGAGGGCAACTGGGACCTGGTGGGCAACAACCTGCCGGTCTTCTTCATCCGGGACGCCATCAAGTTCCCGGACATGGTGCACTCCCTGAAGCCCTCGCCCATCACCCACCGGCAGGAGCCCAGCCGCTTCTTCGACTTCTTCTCGCACCAGCCCGAGTCCACGCACATGCTGACCCAGGTGTACTCGGACCTGGGCATCCCGGCGAACTACCGCCAGATGAACGGCCACAGCGTGCACGCCTTCAAGTTCGTCAACGCCAAGGGCGAGGTGCGCTACGTCAAGTTCAACTGGAAGTCGCTCCAGGGCGTGAAGTCGCTCACGGCCGAGGAGGCCGCGCGCACCCAGGCCCAGGACTTCCAGCACGCCACGCAGGACCTCTACACCTCCATCGGCAAGGGCCAGCACCCCTCCTGGGAGCTGAGCGCGCAGGTGCTGGATCCGAAGAACATCGATGCCTTCCCGTTCGATCCGCTGGATGCGACGAAGGTGTGGCCGGAGGACACGATGCCCTCCGTGGTGCTCGGCAAGTTCACGCTGACCCGGACGCCGGACAACTTCTTCGAGGAGACCGAGCAGGCCGCGTTCTCCCCCGGGGTGATGCCGCCGGGCATCGAGCCGTCCGAGGACCGCCTGCTCCAGGGCCGCCTGTTCTCCTACGCGGACACCCAGCGCTACCGGGTGGGCGCCAACTACCAGTCCCTGCCCGTCAACAAGGCGCGCGCGGCGGTGAACAGCAACAGCCAGGCGGGCAGCATGAACTCCGGCAACACGAAGTCGGACGTCAACTATGAGCCGAGCATCACGAAGGAGACCGAGGACAAGCCCGCGTACCTGTTCTCGCAGCTCCCGCTGAGCGGGACCACCCAGCAGGCGGCCATCACCAAGACGGACAACTTCTCCCAGGCGGGGGCCTTCTACGCGAAGCTGTCCGCCGCCGAGAAGGAGCGCCTGGTGAAGAACCTCGCCGGGGACCTCAACCAGGTCAGCAACCCGGTGGTGAAGGCGCGCATGGTGGGCTTCTTCTTCAGCGCCAACCCCGAGTACGGCACGCGCCTGGCCAAGGCCGTGGGCGTCCCCCTGGATGACGCCAAGGCCACCATCGCCCCGCTGGCGGCCCGGTAG
- a CDS encoding lysine 5,6-aminomutase subunit alpha, with the protein MPGPFIQDEQIARARQLAEEIVHPIFELIRRNTTVSNERTVLRFFGISGAGAGGVPLANLMVDKLQGSGVLNRGAAYWYGRALQLGAKSPLEAVERLTALPTDKLGPLSPEMEGNLRAEVRAEARAAMDELKSRFAQRDALRKQFPMSAPPHKYVIVATGNIYDDVDQARAAAQAGADVIAVIRSTAQSLLDYVPHGATTEGYGGTYATQENFRIMREALDEESKKLKRYIQLTNYSSGLCMSEIAFCAATERLDMLLNDAMYGILFRDINMRRTFIDQYFSRRICAVAGIIINTGEDNYITTADAYDAAHTVIASQFINECFARRAGLKDWQLGIGHSYEIDPYREDTLLLELSQAMLVRRCFPDAPLKYMPPTKHKETDIFFSHAYDVMADLVAIWTRQGIQLLGMMTEAMHTPLLADRYVALKSAAYIHRAARGIDEEFTVREDGKIANRAREVFGKAMELLEECRNEGMVAAIGKGRFGDVKREETGGKGLDGVLEKSPDYFNPFLELLEGATS; encoded by the coding sequence ATGCCGGGTCCGTTCATTCAAGACGAGCAGATCGCGCGAGCGCGCCAACTCGCGGAGGAGATCGTCCATCCGATCTTCGAGCTCATCCGCCGCAACACCACGGTGTCCAACGAGCGCACCGTGTTGCGCTTCTTCGGGATTTCGGGCGCTGGGGCGGGCGGCGTTCCGCTGGCCAACCTCATGGTGGACAAGCTCCAGGGCTCCGGGGTGCTCAACCGGGGTGCGGCCTATTGGTATGGCCGGGCGCTTCAGCTGGGCGCCAAGAGTCCGCTGGAGGCGGTCGAGCGGCTCACGGCGCTCCCCACCGACAAGCTGGGGCCCCTGTCGCCGGAGATGGAGGGGAACCTGCGCGCCGAGGTCCGCGCCGAGGCCCGCGCCGCGATGGACGAGCTGAAGTCCCGCTTCGCCCAGCGCGACGCGCTCCGGAAGCAGTTCCCCATGTCGGCCCCGCCGCACAAGTACGTCATCGTCGCCACCGGCAACATCTATGACGACGTGGACCAGGCGCGCGCGGCGGCCCAGGCGGGCGCGGACGTCATCGCCGTCATCCGCTCCACGGCCCAGTCGCTCCTGGACTACGTGCCCCACGGTGCCACCACCGAGGGCTACGGCGGCACCTACGCCACGCAGGAGAACTTCCGCATCATGCGGGAGGCGCTGGACGAGGAGAGCAAGAAGCTCAAGCGCTACATCCAGCTCACCAACTACTCCTCCGGCCTGTGCATGTCGGAGATCGCCTTCTGCGCGGCCACCGAGCGGCTCGACATGCTGCTCAACGACGCGATGTACGGCATCCTCTTCCGCGACATCAACATGCGGCGGACGTTCATCGATCAGTACTTCAGCCGCCGCATCTGCGCCGTGGCCGGCATCATCATCAACACGGGCGAGGACAACTACATCACCACCGCGGACGCGTACGACGCGGCCCACACCGTCATCGCCAGCCAGTTCATCAACGAGTGCTTCGCCCGGCGCGCGGGGCTGAAGGACTGGCAGCTGGGCATTGGCCACTCGTACGAGATCGACCCGTACCGCGAGGACACGCTGCTCCTGGAGCTGTCCCAGGCCATGCTGGTGCGCCGCTGCTTCCCGGATGCGCCGCTGAAGTACATGCCGCCCACCAAGCACAAGGAGACGGACATCTTCTTCAGCCACGCGTACGACGTGATGGCGGACCTGGTGGCCATCTGGACGCGGCAGGGCATCCAGCTGCTCGGCATGATGACCGAGGCCATGCACACGCCGCTGCTGGCGGACCGGTACGTGGCGCTGAAGTCGGCCGCGTACATCCACCGCGCCGCGCGGGGCATCGACGAGGAGTTCACCGTGCGCGAGGACGGGAAGATCGCCAACCGCGCCCGGGAGGTGTTCGGCAAGGCGATGGAGCTGCTCGAGGAGTGCCGCAACGAGGGCATGGTGGCCGCCATCGGCAAGGGCCGCTTCGGAGACGTGAAGCGCGAGGAGACGGGCGGCAAGGGGTTGGACGGGGTGCTGGAGAAGTCACCGGACTATTTCAATCCATTCCTCGAGCTCCTGGAGGGGGCGACATCATGA
- a CDS encoding OAM dimerization domain-containing protein, giving the protein MVKPSKQIIRPYGDRRDDGVVQLSFTLPVPLSEKAKEAAAQFARKMGFTDVKVAAAERAADAYTFFIVYAHTAVSLDYAEVDVPEVIVKKMGFDDLNAFIHEQVGRRIVVFGACTGTDTHTVGIDAILNMKGYAGDYGLERYPWFEAFNLGSQVPNEDLISKAMAKNADAILVSQVVTQRDVHKDNSRQFIDAAKARGIHGKTILLLGGPRVDHKLALELGFDAGFGPGTKPSDVANYVAHAVLKKMGKEDPNAHYQGEPT; this is encoded by the coding sequence ATGGTGAAGCCGAGCAAGCAGATCATCCGCCCGTACGGGGACCGGCGCGACGACGGCGTGGTGCAGCTGTCGTTCACGCTGCCGGTGCCCCTGTCGGAGAAGGCCAAGGAAGCCGCGGCCCAGTTCGCCCGGAAGATGGGCTTTACCGACGTGAAGGTGGCCGCGGCCGAGCGTGCCGCCGACGCCTATACCTTCTTCATCGTCTACGCCCACACGGCCGTCTCCCTCGACTACGCCGAGGTCGACGTCCCCGAGGTCATCGTCAAGAAGATGGGCTTCGACGACCTCAACGCCTTCATCCACGAGCAGGTGGGGCGGCGCATCGTCGTGTTCGGCGCGTGCACGGGCACGGACACGCACACGGTGGGCATCGACGCCATCCTGAACATGAAGGGCTATGCGGGCGACTACGGCCTGGAGCGTTACCCCTGGTTCGAGGCCTTCAACCTGGGCAGCCAGGTGCCCAACGAGGACCTCATCTCCAAGGCCATGGCGAAGAACGCGGACGCCATCCTGGTGAGCCAGGTGGTCACCCAGCGCGACGTGCACAAGGACAACTCGCGGCAGTTCATCGATGCGGCCAAGGCGCGGGGCATCCACGGCAAGACGATTTTGCTCCTGGGCGGGCCGCGCGTGGACCACAAGCTGGCGCTGGAGCTGGGCTTCGACGCGGGCTTCGGGCCGGGGACCAAGCCCTCGGACGTTGCCAACTATGTGGCCCATGCGGTGTTGAAGAAGATGGGCAAGGAAGACCCGAACGCCCACTACCAGGGAGAGCCCACGTGA
- a CDS encoding hotdog fold domain-containing protein, which yields MSSHDAHYGGNLVDGARMLGLFGDVATELCIRHDGDEGLFRAYDAVEFLAPVYAGDFIEAEGEILSAGNTSRKMRFEARKVIRPRTDVNDSAADLLAEPVVVCRATGTCVVPKDKQRIPR from the coding sequence ATGAGCAGCCACGACGCGCACTACGGCGGCAACCTGGTGGACGGGGCCCGCATGCTCGGGCTGTTTGGCGACGTGGCCACCGAGCTGTGCATCCGCCACGACGGGGACGAGGGGCTGTTCCGCGCGTATGACGCGGTGGAGTTCCTGGCCCCGGTGTACGCTGGCGACTTCATCGAGGCGGAAGGGGAGATCCTCAGCGCGGGCAACACGTCCCGGAAGATGCGCTTCGAGGCGCGGAAGGTGATTCGCCCGCGCACGGACGTGAACGACTCGGCGGCCGACCTCCTGGCCGAGCCCGTGGTGGTGTGCCGGGCCACCGGCACCTGCGTGGTTCCCAAGGACAAGCAGCGCATTCCTCGCTAG
- a CDS encoding 3-keto-5-aminohexanoate cleavage protein, with product MSKPMVITAAMVGAETTRDQTPHLPITAEEIAEDAARCREAGAAMVHLHVRTPDGKPSQDAELFRAAIRAIRKRTDILVQVSTGGAVGMDVNERCGGLTLTGADRPDMATLTTGTVNFGEEVFWNPRPLVRDIAKRIKDSGLKPELECFDVGMIDEANMLAKEGLVQQPAHYDFVLGVPGALAAREAALDFMISSLPEGSTWTVAAVGRHQLPFVDLAAVKGGNARVGLEDNIYVSKGVLAKGNWELVAEAAKRAKANGRTLATPEEARKLLRLG from the coding sequence ATGAGCAAGCCCATGGTCATCACCGCGGCGATGGTAGGGGCGGAGACGACGCGCGACCAGACGCCGCATCTGCCCATCACCGCGGAGGAGATCGCCGAGGACGCGGCGCGGTGCCGCGAGGCCGGTGCGGCGATGGTGCACCTGCACGTGCGCACGCCGGACGGCAAGCCCTCGCAGGACGCGGAGCTGTTCCGGGCGGCCATTCGCGCCATCCGCAAGCGCACGGACATCCTCGTTCAGGTCTCCACGGGCGGCGCGGTGGGCATGGACGTGAACGAGCGCTGCGGAGGCCTGACGCTCACCGGCGCGGACCGGCCGGACATGGCGACGCTCACCACGGGCACCGTCAACTTCGGCGAGGAGGTGTTTTGGAACCCGCGCCCCCTGGTGCGCGACATCGCCAAGCGCATCAAGGACTCGGGCTTGAAGCCGGAGCTCGAGTGCTTCGACGTGGGGATGATCGACGAGGCGAACATGCTGGCCAAGGAGGGCCTGGTCCAGCAGCCGGCGCACTATGACTTCGTGCTGGGCGTGCCGGGCGCGCTGGCGGCCCGGGAGGCCGCGCTGGACTTCATGATCTCCTCGCTGCCCGAGGGGAGCACGTGGACGGTGGCCGCGGTGGGCCGCCACCAGCTGCCCTTCGTGGACCTGGCGGCGGTGAAGGGCGGCAACGCCCGCGTGGGGCTCGAGGACAACATCTACGTGTCCAAGGGCGTGCTGGCCAAGGGCAACTGGGAGCTGGTGGCGGAGGCGGCGAAGCGGGCGAAGGCGAATGGCCGCACGCTGGCGACCCCCGAAGAGGCGCGCAAGCTGCTGCGCCTCGGCTGA
- a CDS encoding SDR family NAD(P)-dependent oxidoreductase yields MDTELQGKCVLVTGGAGGIGSATVRAFAEEGARVAVHYRSSEAPARALAGEVGGVALRADLTVEAEVDALIPEAVRALGRLDVLVANAGHWAPLDMPVWKMPLSRWRQTMAENLDSVFLCCRAFLRHVEVTRGGSLVLISSTAGLFGEAGHSDYAAAKGALASGFVKSLKNELGRIAPLARVNVVCPGWTEVDRNRGRLQDPAFLSRVTRTMALRKVAKPDDIARVIVTLASDRISGHVTGEIITVAGGMEGRVLHEG; encoded by the coding sequence ATGGACACGGAACTGCAGGGCAAGTGCGTGCTCGTGACGGGGGGCGCCGGGGGAATCGGCTCCGCCACGGTGCGCGCGTTCGCGGAAGAGGGCGCCCGGGTGGCGGTGCACTACCGGTCGAGCGAGGCGCCGGCGCGGGCGCTGGCGGGGGAAGTGGGCGGCGTGGCCCTGCGGGCGGACCTGACGGTCGAGGCCGAGGTGGACGCGCTCATCCCCGAGGCCGTGAGGGCACTGGGGCGGTTGGATGTCCTGGTGGCCAACGCGGGCCACTGGGCGCCGCTGGACATGCCGGTGTGGAAGATGCCGCTGTCGCGCTGGCGCCAGACGATGGCGGAGAACCTGGACAGTGTCTTCCTGTGCTGCCGGGCGTTCCTGCGGCACGTGGAAGTCACGCGGGGCGGGAGCCTGGTGCTGATCAGCTCCACGGCGGGCCTCTTCGGCGAGGCGGGGCACTCGGACTACGCGGCGGCCAAGGGCGCGCTGGCGAGCGGCTTCGTGAAGAGCTTGAAGAACGAGCTGGGGCGCATCGCGCCGCTGGCCCGGGTGAACGTGGTGTGCCCGGGCTGGACCGAGGTGGACCGGAACCGGGGGCGGCTCCAGGATCCTGCGTTTCTCTCCCGGGTGACGCGGACCATGGCCCTGCGCAAGGTCGCCAAACCCGACGACATCGCCCGCGTCATCGTCACGCTGGCCTCGGACCGCATCTCCGGACACGTGACGGGGGAAATCATCACCGTGGCGGGGGGCATGGAGGGCCGGGTGCTCCATGAAGGCTGA